GCATTTCAGAATCTGGTCCGATTTCAAGCAAATAAACGTAATTAGCGGTGAAAGATTAAACACAAAGGCACAAAGGAATGAGGACGGAAGAACGATGAGCCACATAAAAATAAAGTCATTGTACAGCACAAACTTCGTGTCTCCGCCACTGCGTACAATGCCGGTCAGAGCTGGCATCTGATAAGCGGTTCCGACCACGGTAATGGACATTACCGTCATAAACTGCAGAGCGAGCTCCTTAGCTTCCCCGGATATCGAGTAAAACCCTAACACGTAATCCTTTAGAATGAACAATACGGCCCCTGTACACAAACCCAAGAAAAGATAAAGAATCTGAAGCGTTTTGGCATAAGCTTTGATCTTATCGGCAAAGCCTTCCCCGATCGTTTTGCCAATCAGAACAGCTGTTGCACTAGCCGAAGCATAAATCACAACGCTCACCAGCTGGAATATGGTGGTTGCTATACTGTTAGCCGCAATTGCAGCCTCACCCATATGCCCAAGAATGGCGGTTTGCGCGCCCATGGCGAGTCCCCAGATCGTATTGGACAACAATATCGGTGAACCAACTTTGATGTAGTGCTTGAATAAGCTTAGATCGATACTGAAGAAATCCTTCAGTTTCAGTAAAATTTTACGGTCGTATTTCTTGATGTACACGCAAACAATAACCGTTTCAATTATTCTCGCTATTAGTGTTGCAATGGCAGAGCCTCTTACTCCGAGCTCCGGAAATCCGAAATGTCCATAAATCAGCACATAGTTCAACCCCACATTGATAATGAGCGTGGACAAGGATACGATAAAGCCGATTTTGACCGTCTCTACACTGCGCAGGGAGGCGAGCAGAATGCTTGTAATTGCAAAAAATACGTAGGAAAAACATATGATCTGCAAATATTTTACTCCCTCGTTGATGACACTCTCCCCGCTGGTAAATATCGAAAGTGTGGCGTGTGGGAAGAAAAACACAATGGCCCACAATACTGCACTTAACACAACGGCCATGCGCATCCCGATGCTTGCAACCTTTTTTATAGCCCCGATGTCTTTAGCGCCCCAATATCTTGACGCCATAATAACGAGCCCTTCACCCGCGCCCATAACAAGCATGTGGAGCAGGAATTGAATCTGATTCGCGAGTGCCACGCCGGAAAGCGCAGATTCACTGTATCCGCCTAGCATGACATTGTCCGACAGGTTTACCCCGAGGGAAATAATGTTCTGCAGCCCGATGATTAGAGTCAGCCAGAAGAAACTCTTGTAAAAATGCTTCTCTCGCACAAATAAACTCACGATAGGAATACCTTCTTTGTCGTTTAGTTATGTATCCTTATCCAATATATACTAACTCTTCAAAATAATCAGTACACCTTATGTTTATATTGATAGATTGGCGAATAAACAGAGATAAAAAAGGGGAGGCTCCCCATCAAATGGAGGCCTCCCCTTTTGTCCTGAAAAATATGATACGTCGTACTCCGGTATGGAGTACCGTAATGCAAACTATTCTATTGGAATCCCCTTCTCTATCCGTTCCTCAACCGACATATTCTGAATGTCCTCCATGCTGTAGAAAACTTCATCCTCCTCGAGCTGAATGAAATCCGGCACCGGCAACAAATCCGTCTCCTCGGTCGTGAATGAATCTGAGGCAATACTGTATTCAGGGAAGAAATTCGTTATCGGATTGACGGGAGTAGAGGAATTGTCTATTTGGCAGGCACTTGCACATTTTCTTGTCTCAAAATGAAGATGGACACCAGTGGCATCCCCCGTCTGACCCATGTAACCGACGGTGGTCCCTTTACTTACATTTTGATTGAGAGATACGGAAGGTGATTGGTTCATGTGAGCGTATCTGGATTGATAATTCGTATTGTTGATGACATGATGAATGTAGACGACCCAACCATAACTTGTTGACCAACCTGATCTTGACACGGTACCGCCATAGAAGGCGACAATCTTATTGCCGGCTACACCAGCAGTCTTGGCTCCAATGTCAATTCCATTGTGGCCGCTGCTGAAACCTTGTGTAATCCTTGATGATTCAGGTACGGGCCAGGTGTATACACTGTTTGCAGAAGCAACTGTGGAGAGTGAGGCAATACATAAAGCAAGCACCGATAACAACGTTACCAATCTCTTCATGACTCTATCATCTCCTTTTTATGGTAAATACACTATAAGTTTATCATATATTATATATTTGTAAATACTTAATATAATTGGAATTTAAGTTTTTGATAGAGTGCAGGTGATAGAAGAACAGATGGTAGAAGAACACTCCCAATAAGCTCCGCAATTGATGCGTCGCAAACGATTATCTATCATCCTTTCACCTACCATCTGCAATTCTTCTCTATCATTTCCCTGCATCTGCGCGCTCAACTAAAGCTCGCACACCATCTTGTAATTCCCGGGCTCCGCCCGGAAACCGATCAGATCACGGTTAATTCGCAGCATGGGGGCATTCATAGAGTCGTTGTGTGTTCTCAAATAGGGAACTCCGCATGCACGGGCCGTTTGCACGCCGAGCATCTTTAAGGCAAGTGCAATACGACGGCCGCGGTATTCCGGAAGCACGCCGGTATATTCGTGATACATCGCCTGTGTCTGCTCATTCTGCTGCAACGTAACAACGCCGATGTAGCGATCGCCATCCTTGGCAATATGGATCCATTCCGGACGCACACCGGCTTGCCCGATGCTCCACTTTTTCCATTCTTCAAACCAGGGAAAATCGCCAGCGTAGCCTGGTATATCCGGATGAGTAACCTTATACAGCTCATAGAGCTTTCTTTCACTCGCTTCCCCCGGCTCATCTGCCAGCGTAACGAACCGGATTCCGGCCCGTTCTGCCTCATTGATCGCATCATACAGATTACCGCCGTCAAACGATGCCAGGTCCAGAACGGATTCGAACGTGTGGCGTTCCTTTACGTACCCGTGACGTTCCGCAAAAGCTACCGAACGATCATCTGTCTCTCTCAAAAAGCTGATTAAACGCGAGGCTTTGACCTCTGCAGCCCACTGATGAAGCGTATCGTGCAAGGCTCTTCCTATCCCGTTCCCACGACTTTCCGGGTGAACGACATTGGTCTGGATCAAAGTTCCGGGATCCGTCCATGGAGCCCGCCAAGCGATCGCGTAGGCAACAACTTGACCAAACTCGTCTTCCGCCACCCATTGAGGACGGTCCCATCCCATAAGCTCGCCCTTTTCATTGTAATCCAGCTTCCCCGGAGGAACTTGGTCCTCCTCTGCCTTCAATCGTTCCGCTGTCGTCGGTTCCGACCAGATCCAATTCAACAGCTGAGCAACCGCTGCAAAATCGTCCGGCTGCCGCATCCTTCGAATTATAAATTTTGTCATGTTTCCAATCTACCACCTTATTTAGAATAAGATTTCATAGACATTATCCCATATCTCAAAATCCATTTCATGGTAAATATTAGCTGTATAGATCAAAAAGAATAGCGGTGCAGGAATAACCAACCTGCACCGCTATTTTGTCATCTTTTTAAATCATATTATTTTTTCAAGAGAATACATTCGTTAAAGTACCAAGCTCTTCGATT
Above is a window of Paenibacillus uliginis N3/975 DNA encoding:
- a CDS encoding MATE family efflux transporter, coding for MSLFVREKHFYKSFFWLTLIIGLQNIISLGVNLSDNVMLGGYSESALSGVALANQIQFLLHMLVMGAGEGLVIMASRYWGAKDIGAIKKVASIGMRMAVVLSAVLWAIVFFFPHATLSIFTSGESVINEGVKYLQIICFSYVFFAITSILLASLRSVETVKIGFIVSLSTLIINVGLNYVLIYGHFGFPELGVRGSAIATLIARIIETVIVCVYIKKYDRKILLKLKDFFSIDLSLFKHYIKVGSPILLSNTIWGLAMGAQTAILGHMGEAAIAANSIATTIFQLVSVVIYASASATAVLIGKTIGEGFADKIKAYAKTLQILYLFLGLCTGAVLFILKDYVLGFYSISGEAKELALQFMTVMSITVVGTAYQMPALTGIVRSGGDTKFVLYNDFIFMWLIVLPSSFLCAFVFNLSPLITFICLKSDQILKCFVAIVKVNRYKWIRSFGS
- a CDS encoding M23 family metallopeptidase; protein product: MKRLVTLLSVLALCIASLSTVASANSVYTWPVPESSRITQGFSSGHNGIDIGAKTAGVAGNKIVAFYGGTVSRSGWSTSYGWVVYIHHVINNTNYQSRYAHMNQSPSVSLNQNVSKGTTVGYMGQTGDATGVHLHFETRKCASACQIDNSSTPVNPITNFFPEYSIASDSFTTEETDLLPVPDFIQLEEDEVFYSMEDIQNMSVEERIEKGIPIE
- a CDS encoding GNAT family N-acetyltransferase, which gives rise to MTKFIIRRMRQPDDFAAVAQLLNWIWSEPTTAERLKAEEDQVPPGKLDYNEKGELMGWDRPQWVAEDEFGQVVAYAIAWRAPWTDPGTLIQTNVVHPESRGNGIGRALHDTLHQWAAEVKASRLISFLRETDDRSVAFAERHGYVKERHTFESVLDLASFDGGNLYDAINEAERAGIRFVTLADEPGEASERKLYELYKVTHPDIPGYAGDFPWFEEWKKWSIGQAGVRPEWIHIAKDGDRYIGVVTLQQNEQTQAMYHEYTGVLPEYRGRRIALALKMLGVQTARACGVPYLRTHNDSMNAPMLRINRDLIGFRAEPGNYKMVCEL